A DNA window from Sphingopyxis macrogoltabida contains the following coding sequences:
- a CDS encoding DUF3011 domain-containing protein has protein sequence MRNPVLTVVTTASLIATQLATPALAQVTTLPYPPPGGPQIQPPRPGDNYAGTLRCESRNNKIQRCNVRTGNRVDLIRVIGGRCSKGRDWGFTASQIWVSGGCRAEFGYGYNYGGGGGYPVPLPQPVGDYAGTIRCESRSNRYEQCNVATNDRVELTRRLGGRCNAGRQWGYTASYVWVNNGCRAEFGYGYRNARPPEKDKDKGPSTGLIIGGAVVAGGLLALLLSKKKKTPTGEETTTTEPVTYPAGPPATLSANLSSLPSAARPSVQNCMNDAARQIGATGGSRLTYDRLVNLEQGNGGWRIRAAMTATYPDGARSIEMYCRATPSQIIQLDFS, from the coding sequence CCAAGTTACTACCCTTCCTTATCCGCCCCCGGGCGGCCCGCAGATCCAGCCGCCGCGGCCCGGTGACAATTATGCCGGCACGCTCCGCTGCGAATCGCGGAACAACAAGATCCAGCGTTGCAACGTGCGCACCGGTAACCGCGTCGACCTGATCCGCGTCATTGGCGGGCGTTGCTCGAAGGGGCGCGACTGGGGCTTCACCGCGTCGCAAATCTGGGTTTCGGGCGGCTGCCGTGCCGAATTCGGCTATGGCTATAATTATGGCGGCGGCGGAGGCTATCCGGTGCCGTTGCCGCAACCGGTCGGCGACTATGCCGGCACCATCCGCTGCGAATCGCGCAGCAACCGCTACGAGCAATGCAATGTCGCGACGAACGACCGCGTCGAACTGACGCGGCGGCTTGGCGGGCGCTGCAATGCGGGCCGGCAGTGGGGCTATACCGCCTCCTACGTCTGGGTGAACAACGGCTGCCGTGCCGAATTCGGCTATGGCTACCGCAATGCGCGGCCGCCCGAGAAAGACAAGGACAAGGGACCGAGCACCGGACTGATCATCGGCGGCGCCGTGGTCGCGGGCGGCCTGCTCGCGCTGCTGCTCAGCAAGAAAAAGAAGACACCGACGGGCGAGGAGACGACGACGACCGAGCCCGTGACCTATCCCGCCGGCCCGCCGGCGACGCTCAGCGCCAACCTCTCGAGCCTGCCGAGCGCGGCGCGCCCATCGGTGCAGAATTGCATGAACGATGCGGCGCGGCAGATCGGCGCGACGGGCGGCTCGCGGTTGACGTACGACCGGCTCGTCAACCTCGAGCAGGGCAATGGCGGCTGGCGCATTCGCGCGGCGATGACCGCGACCTATCCCGACGGCGCGCGTTCGATCGAGATGTATTGCCGCGCGACGCCGAGCCAGATCATCCAGCTCGATTTCAGCTAG
- a CDS encoding DMT family transporter encodes MTNDGGPLTALWSRAYVLLTFTALFWAGNSIVGRAARELVPPAALSFWRWTFALMLLLPLAWPYLKRDWPVLRVNWPIVAVLGALAIGSFNILLYTGLQSTTALNSMLIQSAQPALILIVGALVMRDRTSVRQVAGVLVSLAGVLAIVGRGDPALLIALQLNLGDAIIGGAVLLWALYSVLLRRRPAVHPLSFLAASIIVGIVVIAPVYAIELWSGKRIVAAPGSALAIAYVSVFPSFLAYLFFNRGVELIGSAATGQYMNVMPLMGAGLAMLFLGETLHLFHVAGLALIVAGIWVAGRAPSAGQG; translated from the coding sequence ATGACGAACGATGGCGGGCCGCTGACGGCGCTCTGGTCGCGGGCCTATGTGCTGCTGACCTTCACCGCGCTGTTCTGGGCGGGCAATTCGATCGTCGGGCGCGCGGCGCGCGAACTCGTCCCGCCCGCGGCGCTGTCCTTCTGGCGCTGGACCTTCGCGCTGATGCTGTTGCTGCCACTGGCGTGGCCGTATCTGAAGCGCGACTGGCCGGTGCTGCGGGTGAACTGGCCGATCGTCGCGGTCCTCGGCGCGCTGGCGATCGGGTCGTTCAACATCCTCCTCTACACCGGGCTGCAGAGCACGACGGCGCTCAATTCGATGCTGATCCAGTCGGCGCAGCCGGCGCTGATCCTGATCGTCGGGGCGCTGGTGATGCGCGACCGGACGAGTGTGCGTCAGGTCGCGGGTGTGCTGGTGTCGCTGGCCGGGGTGCTGGCGATCGTCGGGCGCGGCGACCCGGCGTTGCTGATCGCGCTGCAGCTCAATCTCGGCGATGCGATCATCGGCGGCGCGGTGCTGCTCTGGGCGCTCTATTCGGTGCTGCTCCGCCGCCGGCCGGCGGTCCATCCGCTGAGCTTTCTCGCCGCCTCGATCATCGTCGGGATCGTCGTGATCGCGCCGGTTTATGCGATCGAGCTGTGGTCGGGGAAGCGGATCGTCGCGGCCCCGGGAAGCGCGTTGGCGATCGCCTATGTTTCGGTCTTCCCGTCGTTCCTCGCCTATCTTTTCTTCAATCGCGGGGTCGAACTGATCGGGTCGGCGGCGACCGGCCAATATATGAACGTCATGCCGCTGATGGGGGCGGGGCTGGCGATGCTGTTCCTCGGCGAGACGCTGCATCTGTTCCACGTCGCCGGGCTGGCGCTCATCGTCGCGGGAATCTGGGTGGCGGGGCGGGCACCGTCGGCCGGGCAGGGCTAG
- a CDS encoding 2-hydroxychromene-2-carboxylate isomerase has product MVTESPKKTLELIFDFGSPNAYLTLRVLPELLDRTGADLVITPCLLGGIFKATGNKAPMIQYAEAPAKLAYEHLEMRRFIEKHGLTKFRLNPHFPVNTLLIMRGAIVAADEGMLDDYVDAVNRAMWEEGLKMDEPEVVATFLSANGFDGPALLARTQEPEIKAKLVANTEAAVARGVFGIPTFFVGDEMFFGKDRLAQVEEALG; this is encoded by the coding sequence ATGGTGACCGAAAGCCCGAAAAAGACACTCGAACTCATCTTCGATTTCGGCAGCCCGAACGCCTATCTGACGCTGCGGGTGCTGCCCGAACTGCTCGACCGCACCGGCGCAGATCTGGTGATCACCCCGTGCCTGCTCGGCGGGATCTTCAAGGCCACGGGCAACAAGGCGCCGATGATCCAATATGCCGAAGCGCCGGCCAAGCTCGCCTATGAGCATCTCGAAATGCGGCGCTTCATCGAAAAACACGGCCTGACCAAATTTCGCCTCAACCCGCATTTCCCGGTGAACACGCTGCTGATCATGCGCGGCGCGATCGTCGCGGCGGACGAAGGCATGCTCGACGACTATGTCGACGCGGTGAACCGCGCGATGTGGGAAGAAGGGCTGAAAATGGACGAACCCGAGGTCGTCGCAACCTTTCTCTCGGCGAACGGCTTCGACGGCCCGGCGCTGCTGGCGCGAACGCAGGAACCGGAGATCAAGGCGAAGCTCGTCGCCAACACCGAAGCCGCGGTGGCGCGCGGCGTCTTCGGCATCCCGACCTTCTTCGTCGGTGACGAGATGTTCTTCGGCAAGGACCGGCTGGCGCAGGTCGAAGAAGCGCTCGGCTAG
- a CDS encoding SDR family oxidoreductase, with protein sequence MSNPAAVIIGAGDATGGAIARAFAAEGLTACVNRRERNADALETLAQSIRDDGHKARAFPADARDEEAMIALFDQVEAEVGPVEVAVFNIGANVNFPIGETTVRVYTKVWEMACLGGFLMGREAAKRMAPRGRGTILFTGATASLRGGAGFAAFSGAKGALRMLAQSMARELGPQGVHVAHIIIDGAIDTEFIKGRHPDFDKAKALDLILNPDAIAANYVMLHKQPKSAWTHELDLRPWGEKW encoded by the coding sequence ATGTCCAACCCCGCAGCCGTGATCATCGGAGCCGGCGACGCAACCGGCGGCGCCATCGCGCGCGCCTTCGCCGCGGAAGGCCTCACCGCGTGCGTCAATCGTCGCGAACGGAACGCCGACGCGCTCGAAACGCTGGCTCAGTCGATCCGCGACGACGGGCACAAGGCACGCGCCTTCCCCGCCGATGCCCGCGACGAAGAGGCGATGATCGCGCTGTTCGACCAGGTCGAGGCCGAGGTCGGCCCGGTCGAGGTCGCGGTGTTCAACATCGGCGCCAATGTGAACTTCCCGATCGGCGAGACCACCGTCCGCGTCTACACCAAGGTCTGGGAAATGGCGTGCCTCGGCGGTTTCCTGATGGGCCGCGAAGCCGCGAAGCGCATGGCACCGCGCGGCCGCGGCACGATCCTTTTCACCGGCGCGACGGCGTCCTTGCGCGGCGGCGCCGGCTTTGCCGCCTTCTCGGGCGCCAAGGGCGCCTTGCGCATGCTCGCCCAGTCGATGGCGCGCGAACTGGGCCCGCAGGGCGTGCACGTGGCGCACATAATCATCGACGGCGCGATCGACACCGAATTCATCAAGGGCCGCCATCCCGACTTCGACAAGGCCAAGGCGCTGGATCTGATCCTCAATCCCGACGCCATCGCCGCCAACTATGTGATGCTCCACAAGCAGCCGAAAAGCGCGTGGACGCACGAACTCGACCTCCGCCCCTGGGGAGAAAAATGGTGA
- a CDS encoding winged helix-turn-helix transcriptional regulator has protein sequence MPKRADLSDTFCPVGRSAELLGDRAVLLILRDLFFGKRRFEAIAANTGLGPQLVSARLKRLVAEGVAERHAYQDRPPRYEYRLTAKGKDMFDILYAMRNWAERWAYEEGETGSGPAMRYFHRACGADVGTSTVCPGCGEPLRYGDLKGEPSAALSAEQAAKAG, from the coding sequence ATGCCCAAACGCGCGGATCTGTCGGACACATTCTGCCCCGTCGGTCGGTCGGCCGAACTGCTCGGCGACCGCGCGGTGCTGCTGATCCTGCGCGATCTGTTTTTCGGCAAGCGGCGGTTCGAGGCGATCGCGGCGAACACCGGTCTCGGCCCGCAACTCGTCTCGGCGCGGCTCAAGCGGCTGGTGGCGGAAGGGGTGGCAGAGCGTCACGCCTATCAGGATCGCCCGCCGCGTTACGAATATCGGCTGACCGCCAAGGGCAAGGATATGTTCGATATCCTCTATGCGATGCGCAATTGGGCCGAACGCTGGGCCTATGAGGAGGGAGAGACCGGATCAGGCCCGGCCATGCGCTATTTCCATCGCGCTTGCGGCGCCGATGTCGGCACATCGACCGTCTGCCCCGGCTGCGGCGAGCCTTTGCGTTATGGCGATCTGAAAGGCGAGCCATCGGCGGCGCTCAGCGCCGAACAGGCGGCGAAAGCGGGCTGA
- the clpS gene encoding ATP-dependent Clp protease adapter ClpS, whose amino-acid sequence MADKDDGSPGTPGVGIATRTRAKAKKPSMYKVLLLNDDYTPMEFVVMVLQRFFNMDIEQATQVMLHVHQQGVGVCGVFSYEVAETKVNQVMDAARQNQHPLQCTLEKA is encoded by the coding sequence ATGGCCGACAAGGACGATGGCTCGCCCGGCACCCCGGGTGTCGGCATCGCGACGCGTACCCGCGCGAAGGCGAAAAAGCCTTCGATGTACAAGGTGCTGCTGCTCAACGACGATTACACGCCGATGGAATTCGTCGTGATGGTGCTTCAGCGCTTCTTCAACATGGACATCGAACAGGCGACGCAGGTGATGCTCCACGTCCACCAGCAGGGCGTCGGGGTGTGCGGCGTGTTCAGCTACGAAGTTGCGGAGACCAAGGTCAATCAGGTGATGGACGCCGCGCGGCAGAACCAGCACCCGCTCCAGTGCACGCTCGAAAAGGCCTGA
- a CDS encoding phasin family protein: MATKLDSAEKAFEAATLDTAAAPVAAPAVPVVAAPAAEKIEAPVKTKTVVAKAKPVQKKAAKPAAKKAAPKKAATKTIAPTTKAAPKPVAAATKGLKTMNDTVKKFAEDAKTRAEALTADFNEKAKEAFAKSSKLAEEAVEFNKANIEALVESGKIAAKGIETLGQEGVTFARKSFEDTSAALKGYTAVKSPTEFFKLYAENSKKAFDAAVAQTSKTSELVVKLTNDSFAPISNRVSVISSKMKAA; the protein is encoded by the coding sequence ATGGCTACCAAGTTGGATAGTGCCGAAAAGGCTTTCGAAGCCGCGACGCTGGATACCGCTGCCGCTCCCGTGGCTGCTCCTGCCGTTCCGGTCGTTGCTGCCCCGGCAGCCGAAAAGATCGAAGCGCCCGTAAAGACCAAGACCGTCGTGGCGAAGGCCAAGCCGGTCCAAAAGAAAGCCGCAAAGCCGGCAGCAAAGAAGGCCGCTCCCAAGAAGGCGGCCACAAAGACCATCGCCCCCACGACAAAGGCCGCGCCGAAGCCGGTCGCCGCCGCCACCAAAGGACTGAAGACCATGAACGACACCGTCAAGAAGTTCGCCGAAGATGCGAAGACCCGCGCCGAAGCGCTGACCGCCGACTTCAACGAAAAGGCGAAGGAAGCTTTCGCCAAGTCGAGCAAGCTCGCCGAAGAAGCCGTCGAATTCAACAAGGCGAACATCGAAGCGCTGGTTGAATCGGGCAAGATCGCTGCCAAGGGCATCGAAACGCTCGGCCAGGAAGGCGTGACCTTCGCCCGCAAGAGCTTCGAAGACACGTCGGCCGCGCTGAAGGGCTACACCGCCGTCAAGTCGCCGACCGAATTCTTCAAGCTCTATGCCGAAAACAGCAAGAAGGCGTTCGACGCCGCCGTTGCGCAGACCTCGAAGACCAGCGAACTCGTCGTCAAGCTGACGAACGACAGCTTTGCGCCGATCTCGAACCGCGTTTCGGTCATCAGCTCGAAGATGAAGGCAGCCTAA
- a CDS encoding PHA/PHB synthase family protein, which yields MNEADKGDTTEASNPFLPSPEDIQHWASVMGRAQQMMLEYALGQANQGNSAAASLFDPASWLQNPTTQAWAEQSAQMWEQGARFWTSLATLQPFTPAAEASKDKRFADPDWTGNPVFAMIRQTYGMLSEQLLTTTRQMQGLDEAARAKLEFAAKNMAEALSPTNLALTNPEVIRRAVETRGESLLKGLKHMLSDLSRGQLSHVDPDAFEVGVNIATTPGKVIHETPLYQLIHYAPTTKEVFAVPLVIFPPWINRFYILDLNPAKSFVAWAVEQGLSVFMVSWKSADASMKDVTWDDYVAAQVDAIDTVRALLDVPAVHTIGYCVAGTTLAATLAMLSAKGEADKVKSVTFFTAQVDFERAGELKMFVDDSYLSLLQQLSAPGYLDGRYMAATFNSLRGRDLIWNYVVSNYLLGNDYPPFDLLYWNGDTTNLPATWHRQYLVDLYRDNRLVVPNSLSVCGTPIDLRKIEVPAYIQAGRDDHIAPLASVWRLMDNLSGPKTFLLAGSGHIAGVVNPPAAGKYQYWTGDNAASSLEAFEAGATETKGSWWPHWIGWIAGQDSKKIAAKGARIPGKGGKKAIEDAPGRYVKQR from the coding sequence ATGAACGAAGCAGACAAGGGCGATACGACCGAAGCTTCCAATCCCTTCCTGCCCTCGCCCGAAGACATACAGCATTGGGCCAGCGTGATGGGCCGCGCGCAGCAGATGATGCTCGAATATGCACTCGGTCAGGCGAACCAGGGCAACAGCGCCGCCGCCAGCCTGTTCGATCCCGCGAGCTGGTTGCAGAACCCGACGACGCAGGCGTGGGCCGAACAATCGGCGCAGATGTGGGAACAGGGCGCGCGCTTCTGGACCTCGCTCGCCACGTTGCAGCCCTTCACCCCCGCCGCCGAAGCGTCGAAGGACAAAAGGTTCGCCGACCCCGACTGGACCGGCAATCCGGTCTTCGCGATGATCCGCCAGACCTATGGCATGCTGTCCGAGCAATTGCTCACGACGACGCGCCAGATGCAGGGGCTCGACGAGGCGGCGCGCGCGAAGCTGGAGTTCGCGGCGAAGAATATGGCCGAGGCGCTGTCGCCGACCAACCTTGCGCTCACCAATCCCGAGGTGATCCGGCGCGCGGTCGAAACGCGCGGCGAAAGCCTGCTCAAGGGGCTCAAGCATATGCTGAGCGACCTGTCGCGCGGGCAGCTCAGCCATGTCGACCCCGATGCGTTCGAGGTCGGGGTCAATATCGCGACGACCCCGGGCAAGGTGATCCACGAAACCCCGCTCTACCAGCTCATCCATTACGCCCCGACGACGAAGGAGGTCTTCGCGGTCCCGCTCGTCATCTTCCCGCCGTGGATCAACCGCTTCTATATCCTCGACCTCAACCCCGCGAAAAGCTTCGTCGCCTGGGCGGTCGAACAGGGGCTTTCGGTGTTCATGGTGTCGTGGAAGTCGGCCGACGCGTCGATGAAGGACGTCACCTGGGACGATTATGTCGCGGCGCAGGTCGATGCGATCGACACCGTCCGCGCGCTGCTTGATGTCCCCGCGGTCCACACGATCGGCTATTGCGTCGCGGGCACGACGCTCGCCGCGACGCTCGCGATGCTCTCGGCGAAGGGCGAGGCGGACAAGGTCAAGTCGGTGACCTTCTTTACCGCGCAGGTCGATTTCGAGCGCGCCGGCGAGCTCAAGATGTTCGTCGACGACAGCTATCTGTCGTTGCTGCAACAGCTCTCGGCGCCGGGCTATCTCGACGGGCGTTACATGGCCGCGACCTTCAACTCCTTACGCGGACGCGACCTCATCTGGAATTATGTCGTCAGCAATTATCTGCTCGGCAACGACTATCCGCCCTTCGATCTCCTCTACTGGAACGGCGACACGACCAACCTGCCCGCGACCTGGCATCGCCAGTATCTGGTCGATCTTTATCGCGACAACCGGCTGGTCGTTCCGAACAGCCTGTCGGTGTGCGGCACGCCGATCGACCTCCGCAAGATCGAGGTTCCCGCCTATATCCAGGCCGGACGCGACGACCATATTGCGCCGCTGGCGAGCGTGTGGCGGCTGATGGACAATCTGTCGGGTCCGAAAACCTTCCTGCTCGCGGGGTCGGGACATATTGCGGGCGTCGTCAACCCGCCCGCCGCCGGCAAATATCAATATTGGACCGGCGACAATGCTGCATCGTCGCTCGAGGCGTTCGAGGCCGGCGCGACCGAGACCAAGGGCAGCTGGTGGCCGCACTGGATCGGCTGGATCGCCGGGCAGGACAGCAAAAAAATCGCCGCAAAGGGCGCCCGTATCCCTGGAAAAGGCGGCAAAAAGGCAATCGAAGACGCCCCGGGCCGCTATGTCAAACAGCGGTAA
- a CDS encoding LL-diaminopimelate aminotransferase — protein sequence MSEDEFYRIKRLPPYVIAEVNAMRAAARAAGEDIIDLGMGNPDLPPPAHVIEKLCEVAMKPDAHGYSQSKGIPGLRRAQANYYARRFNVDLDPESEVVVTMGSKEGLASLATAITGPGDVVLAPNPSYPIHTFGFIIAGATIRSVPTTPDENYWRALDRAMAFTVPRPSILVVNYPSNPTAESVDLAFYERLVAWAKENKVWVLSDLAYSELYYDGNPTPSILQVPGAKDVAVEFTSMSKTYSMAGWRMGFAVGNKRLIAAMTRVKSYLDYGAFTPIQAAACAALNGPQDIVAKNRELYQKRRDVMVESFGRAGWDIPSPKASMFAWAPLPPALKEMGSLEFSKQLLTHAKVAVAPGVGYGEDGEGYVRIAMVENEQRIRQAARNVRKFLAMHGVNTPSVAAGSGG from the coding sequence ATGTCCGAAGATGAATTCTATCGCATCAAGCGCCTGCCGCCCTATGTCATCGCCGAAGTCAATGCGATGCGTGCGGCCGCCCGCGCCGCGGGAGAGGACATCATCGACCTGGGGATGGGCAACCCCGACCTGCCGCCGCCCGCGCATGTGATCGAGAAGCTCTGCGAAGTCGCGATGAAGCCCGACGCGCACGGTTATTCGCAGTCGAAGGGCATTCCGGGCCTCCGCCGCGCGCAGGCCAATTATTATGCGCGCCGTTTCAACGTCGACCTCGATCCCGAGAGCGAGGTTGTGGTGACGATGGGGTCGAAGGAAGGGCTTGCCAGCCTCGCAACCGCGATCACCGGTCCGGGCGACGTCGTGCTGGCGCCGAACCCCAGCTATCCCATCCACACCTTCGGCTTCATCATCGCCGGCGCGACGATCCGCAGCGTGCCGACGACGCCCGACGAGAATTACTGGCGCGCGCTCGACCGCGCGATGGCGTTCACCGTGCCGCGCCCGTCGATCCTCGTCGTCAACTATCCGTCGAACCCGACGGCGGAATCGGTCGATCTCGCCTTTTACGAACGGCTTGTCGCCTGGGCGAAAGAGAACAAGGTCTGGGTGCTTTCGGACCTTGCCTATTCGGAGCTTTATTACGACGGCAACCCGACCCCCTCGATCCTGCAGGTGCCGGGCGCGAAGGATGTCGCGGTCGAGTTCACCTCGATGTCGAAGACCTATTCGATGGCGGGCTGGCGCATGGGCTTTGCGGTCGGCAACAAAAGGCTGATCGCGGCAATGACGCGCGTCAAATCCTACCTCGATTACGGCGCCTTCACCCCGATTCAGGCGGCCGCCTGCGCGGCGCTCAACGGCCCGCAGGATATCGTCGCGAAGAACCGCGAGCTTTACCAGAAGCGCCGCGACGTGATGGTCGAAAGCTTCGGCCGCGCGGGCTGGGACATTCCGAGCCCGAAGGCGTCGATGTTCGCTTGGGCGCCACTGCCGCCCGCGCTCAAGGAGATGGGCAGCCTCGAATTTTCGAAGCAGCTGCTGACCCACGCCAAGGTCGCGGTCGCCCCTGGCGTCGGCTACGGCGAGGACGGCGAAGGCTATGTCCGCATCGCGATGGTCGAGAATGAGCAGCGCATTCGCCAGGCGGCACGCAATGTGCGCAAGTTCCTCGCGATGCACGGCGTCAACACGCCATCGGTCGCGGCGGGCAGCGGGGGCTGA
- a CDS encoding DUF2721 domain-containing protein — protein MSSATSAIAQTIQLSVTPVFLLVATGSLLNVIAGRLARVVDRSRTLIERWSETEGAEHERIVAELRTADRRMAIINNSILAAVACGIVVCLLVALLFAQEVAGFNLGRAAAWAFTVAMLLLLTSLILFLVEVRLAIRTIHVPMELLELEELGWQRRRGGK, from the coding sequence ATGAGTTCTGCCACGAGCGCGATCGCGCAGACGATCCAGTTGTCGGTCACGCCGGTGTTCCTGCTGGTGGCGACCGGCAGCCTGCTCAACGTCATCGCCGGACGGCTGGCGCGCGTCGTCGACCGTTCGCGGACGTTGATCGAGCGCTGGTCGGAGACCGAAGGCGCCGAGCATGAGCGCATCGTGGCGGAATTGCGCACCGCCGACCGGCGCATGGCGATCATCAACAATTCGATCCTCGCGGCGGTCGCCTGCGGGATCGTCGTCTGCCTGCTCGTCGCGCTGCTGTTTGCGCAGGAGGTTGCCGGCTTCAACCTCGGCCGCGCCGCGGCGTGGGCGTTTACGGTGGCGATGCTGCTTCTGCTGACCTCGCTGATCCTGTTCCTCGTCGAGGTACGGCTCGCGATCCGCACCATCCATGTGCCGATGGAATTGCTCGAGCTCGAGGAACTGGGCTGGCAGCGGCGGCGGGGCGGGAAATAG
- a CDS encoding amidase has protein sequence MQKISLLAAAALLAIAPAAPSAAMPPPLPDVEGKDAAMLQAEMATGWLYDGLVGDVYLDRLGRLDDYGPKLDAVITTFSFADVGVETKRLYEERKAGKLRGPLHGIPVLIKDNIEVAGLPTTAGSLALKDNVTGRDAFIVTRLRNAGAVILGKTNLSEWANIRSDKSTSGWSAVGGLTKNPHALDRNACGSSSGSAAAVAASLAPLAIGTETDGSITCPAAINGVVGFKPSVGLVSRSFIVPISHSQDTAGPITLTVRDAAAVMTAIAGSDPADPATAEADARKADYVAALSPGALKGKRVGVLRDRIGDRADIAALFDAALAQMTALGATVVEIGDSRSGQEKLGKAELDVLMTELKADLNAYLSALPNANTPKSLADVIAFNKAHPEELQWFDQALFELAETKGGLDDPAYLEAKATALRLAGAEGIDRLLKAHDVDLLLGVTNGPAWVSDLAKGDAYDGPSVSQMPAVAGYPHLTVPMGLVDGLPIGLSFIGAKWSDADILAAGYAYEQASRKRTAPTYRASTTP, from the coding sequence ATGCAAAAAATTTCGCTGCTCGCCGCTGCCGCCCTGCTCGCGATCGCTCCCGCAGCCCCGAGCGCGGCGATGCCGCCGCCGCTTCCCGACGTCGAGGGCAAGGATGCCGCGATGCTGCAGGCGGAAATGGCGACTGGCTGGCTGTATGACGGGCTGGTCGGCGACGTCTATCTCGACCGGCTCGGGCGGCTCGACGATTATGGGCCGAAGCTCGACGCCGTCATCACGACCTTTTCCTTCGCCGACGTCGGGGTCGAAACGAAACGGCTGTACGAGGAACGCAAGGCGGGCAAGCTGCGCGGGCCGCTCCACGGCATCCCGGTCCTGATCAAGGACAATATCGAGGTCGCGGGTCTTCCGACCACCGCCGGTTCGCTCGCGCTCAAGGACAATGTCACGGGCCGCGATGCGTTCATCGTCACCCGGCTGCGCAATGCGGGAGCGGTCATCCTCGGCAAGACGAACCTCAGCGAATGGGCGAACATCCGTTCGGACAAATCGACGAGCGGCTGGAGTGCGGTCGGCGGGCTCACCAAAAACCCGCACGCGCTCGATCGCAACGCGTGCGGCTCGTCGTCGGGCAGTGCCGCGGCCGTCGCCGCAAGCCTCGCCCCGCTCGCGATCGGCACCGAGACCGACGGCTCGATCACCTGCCCCGCCGCGATCAACGGCGTCGTCGGCTTCAAACCAAGCGTCGGACTGGTCAGCCGCAGCTTCATCGTGCCGATCAGTCACAGTCAGGATACTGCCGGGCCAATCACCCTGACCGTGCGCGATGCCGCAGCGGTGATGACCGCGATCGCCGGCAGCGATCCCGCCGATCCGGCGACAGCCGAAGCCGACGCGCGCAAGGCCGATTATGTCGCGGCGCTGTCGCCCGGCGCGTTGAAGGGCAAGCGCGTCGGTGTGCTCCGCGACCGGATCGGCGACCGGGCCGATATCGCCGCGCTGTTCGACGCGGCGCTGGCGCAGATGACGGCGCTCGGCGCAACGGTCGTCGAGATCGGGGACAGCCGCAGCGGGCAGGAGAAGCTGGGCAAGGCCGAACTCGACGTCCTGATGACCGAACTCAAGGCGGATCTGAACGCCTATCTGTCGGCGCTGCCGAACGCGAACACCCCCAAAAGCCTCGCCGACGTCATCGCCTTCAACAAGGCGCATCCCGAAGAATTGCAATGGTTCGATCAGGCGCTGTTCGAGCTGGCTGAAACCAAAGGCGGTCTCGACGATCCCGCCTATCTCGAAGCGAAGGCAACCGCACTACGGCTGGCGGGCGCCGAGGGCATCGACCGGCTGCTCAAGGCGCATGATGTCGATCTGCTGCTCGGCGTCACCAACGGTCCTGCGTGGGTCAGCGATCTCGCGAAGGGCGATGCCTATGACGGCCCGAGCGTCAGCCAGATGCCCGCCGTCGCCGGCTATCCGCACCTGACGGTGCCGATGGGACTGGTCGACGGGCTCCCGATCGGATTGTCCTTCATCGGGGCCAAATGGAGCGACGCCGACATATTGGCGGCGGGCTATGCCTATGAACAGGCGAGCCGGAAACGCACGGCACCGACCTATCGCGCCAGCACGACGCCCTAG